AGCGGTGATAATTCTGAGCGTGCGGCACCTGTGGCTCAGATTCCTCTTTGAGTGTTTCAAAGTGGAACCCAGTGATCTCGTAATATAGTAATTTCGATGCGTCGTCATCGCCACCCCAAAAAGAGTAGCCATCCCCCCATAAACCGAAATCCCAATCTTCCCCGGGTACAGGGTCATTGGCGAGAAACTGCTTGCGTTCTCTGTCAAATTCTTCCCATATCTGTTTGATTTGATTGTAAGCGGAGGTTTCTGTACCCGTGTGCGGATCGGTTTCAATCGCGGTAAGAATCATATTCGGATACACCAAGACCAAGAACCCCCAGACGAACATGGCAATCATGAGAGCAGTCCCGGTTCGGCGCGTCGCTGCTGAAATCAGTAGACCGATGAGATAGAACAACGATAGATAGACAAACGACGTAAAGATGACCCCACCGATACGGAGAAAATCATCTGTGCTGAGAAAAACAGAAGTGGAAGTCGTTAGCATCATCAGCACGAGGAGGAAACACATCACTACTGGCATCAGTAGACAGAGCATCGCACTGATGTATTTGGCAAATAGGAGATGACCGCGCCGGACAGCGTGCGTCAGAACGAGTCGTAACGTACCACGCTCGCGTTCCCCCGCAAGCGCATCGTAGGCAAAGACGAGTGCCAATAGACTGAGAATCCCCTGAAAAATAAAAACAATATCAATGGAAGCAAAGATATTGAGGAACGCGTTATTCGACCCGTATTTCCCAGCATCCCACAGGGTCGGCACGTAAAGATAATTGACCCCGAGTGTGTTCCCTAACCGTTTGTCCAAACCGACATTGAAGATACTCAACGGGTTCGGCGGACGATAAGCGACTAAGCGCACCGCTGAGTAGGTCTTTGTTTCCAGCACTTCCTGCCGACGCTTTTGAGCAGCAGCGTCGTAACTCGCCAAACGTCGCTCATAATCTCTGAGGAGTACCGCAGTGTTCGCTACAACAAGCAACAACATAATCAAGACCGCTGCAGCGAATCGGAACGTCATCAGATTGTCGAGGAGTTCTCGACGAATGAGTGTTATCAACATCTGGGTTTCCTCTGCACAAATCTACTACTGACAAAGTTTCAAACCTTGTTAAGGAGTCATACAATGCCAACATGAAGGTATTGGTATATTATAACCGAATTTACCCATTTATGTTCACTGAAATTTCTCTTTACGCTTCGTCACAACAGTTAGGAAAGGGTTTTAGAAGCAAGGGACAATCTGTGGATTGCCAAAAGGCAGAGGTAGTCAGCGAATCCACGAGAGGATACGCGAAGGAGTTATAAGTCGTGAGTCGCCAGTTAGGGATGTTAGAA
The DNA window shown above is from Candidatus Poribacteria bacterium and carries:
- a CDS encoding ABC transporter permease subunit, producing the protein MLITLIRRELLDNLMTFRFAAAVLIMLLLVVANTAVLLRDYERRLASYDAAAQKRRQEVLETKTYSAVRLVAYRPPNPLSIFNVGLDKRLGNTLGVNYLYVPTLWDAGKYGSNNAFLNIFASIDIVFIFQGILSLLALVFAYDALAGERERGTLRLVLTHAVRRGHLLFAKYISAMLCLLMPVVMCFLLVLMMLTTSTSVFLSTDDFLRIGGVIFTSFVYLSLFYLIGLLISAATRRTGTALMIAMFVWGFLVLVYPNMILTAIETDPHTGTETSAYNQIKQIWEEFDRERKQFLANDPVPGEDWDFGLWGDGYSFWGGDDDASKLLYYEITGFHFETLKEESEPQVPHAQNYHRFFGLQVTNTADRTWIVRKPALEMIYVQPAKMERMLLKFSPVGLYDAATEAWVGTDLNGLQDFFTAGQRYQQAVVDYFLDNKIFESRQWFVAAKGEVDWNALPQFSFQRSDIGTNAKRALPDVCLLLLINVILFMIIFLIFVKSEV